The proteins below come from a single Canis lupus familiaris isolate Mischka breed German Shepherd unplaced genomic scaffold, alternate assembly UU_Cfam_GSD_1.0 chrUn_S1542H1730, whole genome shotgun sequence genomic window:
- the OR6C2H gene encoding olfactory receptor family 6 subfamily C member 2H (The RefSeq protein has 1 frameshift compared to this genomic sequence), producing the protein MRNHTAITTFILLGLTEDPQLQVLLFIFLFLSYVLSITGNLTIIILTFMDSHLKTPMYFFLCNFSILEISFTTVCIPRFLYSITTGDNTITYNACACQIFFIGLFGVTEFFLLAAMSYDRYVAICKPLHYMTIMNNKVCTILVLCCWISGLLIIITPLGMGLQLEFCDSNAIDHFGCDASPLFKISCSDTWVIEQVVIICAVLTFIITLIGVILSYIYIIRTILRFSSASQRKKAFSTCSSHMLVVSITYGSCIFIYIKPSAKEEVDINKGVSVLTTSVAPLLNPFIYTLRNKQVKRAFNDTIKKIAFILHK; encoded by the exons ATGAGAAATCACACAGCAATAACAACATTCATCTTGTTGGGACTTACAGAGGACCCACAGCTGCAagttcttctttttatcttcttatttctcAGCTACGTGCTGAGCATTACTGGAAATTTGACCATTATCATTCTTACATTTATGGATTCTCATCTTAAAAcacctatgtatttttttct ctgcaatTTCTCCATCTTAGAAATCTCATTCACAACAGTATGCATTCCCAGATTCTTGTACAGTATAACAACTGGAGACAACACTATTACGTATAATGCTTGCGcttgccaaatattttttattgggctTTTTGGGGTCACAGAATTTTTTCTCCTGGCAGCCAtgtcctatgaccgctatgtggccatctgcaaacccctTCATTATATGACCATCATGAATAACAAAGTCTGTACCATCCTTGTCCTCTGTTGCTGGATTTCTGGGCTGCTGATCATCATCACACCCCTTGGTATGGGCCTCCAGCTGGAATTCTGTGACTCCAATGCCATTGATCATTTTGGCTGTGATGCATctcctctttttaagatttcatgctCGGATACATGGGTTATAGAACAGGTGGTTATAATCTGTGCAGTACTGACATTCATTATTACACTGATAGGTGTCAttctttcctatatatatatcatcaggacaattctaagattttcttctgcttctcaaagaaaaaaagctttctccACCTGTTCTTCACACATGCTTGTTGTTTCCATTACATACGGCAGCTGTATTTTCATCTATATCAAGCCTTCGGCCAAAGAAGAGGTGGATATCAATAAAGGGGTATCCGTGCTCACTACATCTGTTGCTCCTTTGTTGAACCCTTTCATTTATACTTTGAGGAACAAGCAAGTGAAACGAGCTTTCAATGACACAAtcaaaaaaattgcatttatctTACACAAATAA
- the OR6C89 gene encoding olfactory receptor family 6 subfamily C member 89 has translation MRNGTITTFILLGLTDDPELQVLIFIFLFLTYTLSITGNLAIIILTFVDPHLKTPMYFFLKNFSFLEISFTSAIIPRYLYSIATGDNVITYNACVIQVFFTDLCGVSEFFLLAAMSYDRYVAICKPLHYVIIMSNSVCRILNICCWVAGLCIIIPPLSLGLNLKFCDSNIIDHFGCDAFPLVKISCSDTRFMEWTVIICAIVTLNMTLTCVVLSYAYIIKTIFRFPSVQQRKKAFSTCSSHMIVVSITYGTCIFIYMNPTAKEKVTINKVVSLLISSISPTLNPFIYTLRNNQVKKAFEDSIKRIALLSTK, from the coding sequence ATGAGAAACGGTACAATAACAACATTCATTCTGCTGGGACTGACAGATGACCCTGAGCTGCAagttctgatttttatctttctatttctcaCCTACACTTTGAGTATAACTGGAAACCTGGCCATCATCATACTCACTTTTGTGGATCCCCACCTTAAAACACCCatgtactttttcttaaaaaatttctccttctTGGAGATCTCATTCACATCTGCCATTATTCCCAGATATTTGTATAGCATAGCAACAGGTGACAATGTTATTACCTATAATGCTTGTGTCATTCAAGTGTTTTTTACTGACCTCTGTGGAGTATCAGAGTTTTTTCTGCTGGCCGCCAtgtcctatgaccgctatgtTGCCATCTGCAAACCCTTGCATTATGTGATCATAATGAGTAACAGCGTCTGCAGGATTCTCAATATCTGTTGTTGGGTGGCTGGTTTATGTATCATAATCCCACCACTTAGCCTGggtttaaatctaaaattttgtGACTCTAACATAATTGATCATTTTGGCTGTGATGCATTTCCCTTAGTGAAAATCTCATGTTCAGATACAAGGTTCATGGAATGGACAGTTATAATATGTGCCATAGTGACCTTGAATATGACTCTTACCTGTGTGGTTCTGTCATATGCTTACATCATCAAGACAATTTTTAGATTCCCTTCTGttcaacaaaggaaaaaggcCTTTTCGACGTGTTCTTCCCACATGATTGTGGTATCCATCACCTATGGCACATGCATTTTCATCTATATGAATcctacagcaaaggaaaaagtgaCCATTAATAAAGTGGTTTCACTGCTCATTTCTTCTATTTCACCTACATTGAACCCATTTATTTATACCTTGAGAAACAATCAAGTTAAGAAAGCCTTCGAGGACTCAATCAAAAGAATTGCCTTGCTCTCAACTAAGTAA